Proteins found in one bacterium genomic segment:
- a CDS encoding Ig-like domain-containing protein, which produces MFLSRRCSSFLFICVSILMVAAGGVAQPDDWTNPAQDANEQWPSFDEFHRMSDHDKEQVELYWLMNVYESDPKWESNYHFTSTGYADDGLSDVPGWLRDAAWSSSASVDAVLYGEEVGESKIWGSCAETAERVESDLKLARETFLETYYPPEPPPGASYVPDDYADLVSQPVRNLQWDFTNKPESVSFTGLEPAWATHQSVKVYPKGADGTDEGYVFDPWATGYPEVLAPEVAHNRAYVYSGEPMTRPLSPWEMPPPPCEDCPPGDDGTDGKTGGDDPPSDDTTPAPPGGSGGDINWLPQEHDRPPTNRDTPDDNVDAARGSLASGHRAGVPEARVIASWVRTARWRQDTLLADQWASDEFPFLIGNVNDARLFFDPWRLFCLDHAGLVAPGGLAGSIQDTVDMMRRTPRIAVLANGYFRDMAGILAAQRVPVTLVRPQDIAAEAENYSVLIVPSGGFSGLDNAEFFRQALDDYVSAGGTLAVFCQATGDQYLAAPGTAGLQAAGWQEDQTCVHNSAVITQSHPILAGQHTVTPDFKVDGYFSSWPDHMTPVLYRTRNPVPMVLVYDHGEGHVLLTTSYADWGGVRSAIGRDDANLLRHISHWGLWAGTEMPLVGAGLPINLPVTVTNYTLEVGTQATFRVVDSSGMQTGEPIIREVLVLPGETTQVNIDVVAPDTPGIYEIDADLLAGDLTVPQISAAVFAAVRQFPMNSGATQIPEITALLTSDRQTYAPDEVADVTMTVYNQSAQDQVVELTFPGYFGQQSEVRPGVTVPAGGSAAEVFQLEMSGRPSDAFRAYGTVYSSPEHSAIARVWRGIWVNEPEPRASVEVVPGGDTPAAGATVAFECLIQKDYFESDQDVWAFDFTLTGPGGEVLHQESFGTSPQPSSFAHLVEYSFPNDAPFGPYRATCQGQFEGAAGGASVLLLLRPGVAGLRPADNIWTTAAGSTKEFTASFETFAPGGQTGTLRLEVPSVAFDQTEPFMLGSPGVAEVSFDVPFPPATASGEHTVTLTADASGQDPQAVDLTLFVPAAAIVAELNTGSVLAGDPVQVLLTNYGGAYSTGWEYALTLKDGFKDISETSGTVSLAPGESATVAVDTFVDLRGGAYAMAAAVSEPGESPRLQRLPLEIQGTTAWITADTDRKVYATTDNLSLSSEFGLTSDLLPDAMVEFQILEGNNALTIKGETGSFRSDATRIATSTGGIIAVYGPEMGLKMIHHFTGATQATWGDIRTGADPVEYGDVAFDSTGQLLFLDGPAGRIETWDLDPSPVLVSDWMVRDSEGLPRVSMDVGPNDNVYVLRHEDDSGSRAGTSYVELYDSAGTFLSQAGSYGSSDGQFLSPTHVVADSEGSFFVVDPGNHRVVRLGTDGVLLASYDVGELAPVGVAFDPNFVPNGRVAVLTEDDYSGPNSEEIYFFTTDGVPDGTYGVYVTKGRDLAQDRTNPARFVALEALNIYGARINVLAFEGYTEWTIRSYSRPAGIDRLSDGRLVIADPGSYSVWMYDPASGLSPFVVPQAEPALGNFSPQDLIVGEGDIIYAIDGGVYNQYLRVFDANGALVQTLPGEGTPFPETPEFLDMDGSGNLYVYFNTDGRVVKMDPEGNELSSFYVAGSEQRLTNVDGMAVDPQGRVWLAWDDDVTLRNMDGSVVAEAGSFTYVYGLDVGSDGLLYLWDLLQRGFVIDDSGDVISSFAPSPPSLVTCIRAMDSHVYFGLNSAWGIGWTGGSIHRDSVVPDIARGLSGTAGQTIAPPVSYPYEGTLVASLSNRFGQVLASGSSSFSVTDDAVAVAVLADRANYSSGELGQLRCLVANQTDQPLNDQLVLAKEDGDVFFEQSLELGPSETLSFEYPFETSSSSFTATLDFGPYHAESPINVVSAAVQIQAVVPERVTCEPFDVPVTLTNLRNSPASGRLTVSTAAGSRWADVALAPKESQTHNISAWVTADDSVRIVLSSGLRGSASYPVTLGPAVTIDVTADEVYPLGNVTVPYMITNAGALGASVPITFSTLDESTVLEHFVDAAEQVAGKVAVTLREPVTELFWQSPYASGSALLRAGGASMQLVGAPEWTLEPGDSDISGGDAVTVTLQIENLSDFPDSADLCHDAKGVFRGESQLFLEGGETGTAHFSFKIPDDLPAGTYPLLVSVDSLVSPFEYEVAGPAFGVSAALDAGCYSSGDSAALAVHLDSSSADLSGIEIMVTAPEFQETRLVDLPNGVAVDEEFAIPVLASGLVVVDVSMPQQGRSAWIDMLNLSTCGGLRVTVDEESYLRGEVVAVTVVTDAPTTASLSAFEANVDMVFDSAGTQEWAFTVPDVPAGRYTVDYLIGAGETPGEVYFDVDGPELRVIRVAATPSIPVGTCDLAVSVTAVPHLVQEGTVNFEIRDDLGDILSRWAEPFSGMTEGAESTISTRRQVAFHSSGLHVLTYAAYADDTDGAIATGQVFFDAFSERQPEVVEVSPREGSEEVPVGMPVSIRFNRRMDAPSVEAAFAAQPAFTPQFEWPAANVLVVRPADGRFRPLQAYTCTIDTQARDREDQALATPFSWSFTAGTGVTAATINEVLEGEREVTTEEVLLMDLNGDGVIDVADIILAITMGL; this is translated from the coding sequence ATGTTTCTATCACGTCGCTGTTCTTCATTCCTATTCATCTGCGTCTCCATTCTGATGGTTGCCGCGGGGGGAGTCGCTCAGCCGGATGACTGGACGAACCCTGCCCAGGACGCCAACGAACAGTGGCCCTCCTTTGATGAGTTCCACCGCATGTCCGACCATGACAAAGAGCAGGTCGAACTCTACTGGCTGATGAACGTTTATGAGAGTGATCCGAAGTGGGAAAGCAACTACCACTTCACCTCGACCGGCTATGCCGATGATGGCCTGTCCGATGTGCCGGGGTGGTTGCGCGACGCGGCATGGTCTTCTTCCGCTTCTGTGGATGCGGTTCTTTACGGGGAGGAAGTCGGAGAGTCCAAAATCTGGGGCAGCTGCGCGGAGACGGCCGAGCGTGTCGAGAGTGATCTCAAGCTGGCCCGCGAGACGTTTCTGGAGACCTACTACCCGCCCGAACCGCCGCCCGGCGCCTCCTACGTTCCGGACGACTACGCGGACCTGGTTTCGCAACCAGTCCGCAATCTGCAGTGGGACTTCACCAACAAACCAGAAAGCGTCAGCTTCACGGGACTGGAACCCGCCTGGGCAACGCATCAGAGCGTGAAAGTCTATCCTAAAGGCGCCGATGGCACTGATGAGGGCTACGTGTTCGATCCGTGGGCCACGGGCTACCCGGAAGTCCTGGCCCCCGAGGTCGCCCACAACCGAGCTTACGTGTATAGCGGCGAACCCATGACGCGGCCCCTGTCGCCCTGGGAAATGCCCCCTCCTCCCTGTGAGGATTGCCCCCCGGGGGATGATGGAACCGACGGAAAAACCGGCGGCGACGATCCTCCGTCGGACGACACAACACCCGCTCCTCCCGGTGGAAGCGGGGGAGACATCAACTGGCTCCCCCAGGAGCATGATCGCCCTCCCACGAACCGCGACACTCCCGATGACAACGTGGATGCCGCTCGTGGCTCTCTTGCCTCCGGCCACCGCGCCGGCGTACCCGAGGCCCGAGTGATCGCCTCCTGGGTGCGAACGGCTCGCTGGCGGCAGGACACACTCCTGGCGGACCAATGGGCGAGTGACGAGTTCCCCTTCCTCATCGGGAATGTAAATGACGCCCGGCTCTTCTTCGACCCCTGGCGACTCTTCTGCCTGGATCATGCCGGACTCGTCGCCCCGGGCGGTCTGGCGGGATCCATTCAGGACACGGTGGACATGATGCGGCGGACACCCCGCATCGCGGTTCTCGCCAACGGGTACTTCCGCGATATGGCAGGAATCCTTGCCGCCCAGAGAGTCCCTGTTACTTTGGTCCGCCCCCAGGATATTGCGGCGGAGGCGGAGAACTACTCCGTTCTGATCGTGCCTTCGGGCGGCTTCTCGGGACTGGACAACGCCGAGTTCTTCCGCCAGGCCCTGGACGACTATGTGAGTGCCGGCGGGACCCTGGCCGTCTTCTGCCAGGCGACCGGCGACCAGTACCTCGCTGCCCCGGGCACTGCGGGATTGCAGGCCGCCGGCTGGCAGGAAGACCAGACCTGTGTCCACAATTCCGCCGTCATTACCCAGAGCCACCCGATCCTGGCCGGGCAACACACTGTGACTCCCGATTTCAAGGTGGATGGCTACTTCTCGTCCTGGCCGGACCACATGACTCCCGTCCTCTATCGGACGCGTAATCCCGTGCCGATGGTTCTGGTCTACGATCACGGGGAGGGGCACGTTCTGCTCACGACGAGCTACGCGGACTGGGGCGGCGTCCGATCCGCCATCGGGCGCGACGACGCGAACCTGCTGCGCCACATCAGTCATTGGGGTCTTTGGGCGGGGACGGAGATGCCACTTGTAGGAGCCGGCCTCCCCATCAACTTGCCGGTCACTGTCACCAACTACACGCTCGAAGTGGGAACTCAGGCTACCTTCCGGGTTGTCGATTCCTCCGGGATGCAGACGGGCGAGCCGATCATCAGGGAGGTCCTCGTTCTGCCGGGGGAGACGACGCAGGTGAACATCGACGTCGTGGCTCCGGATACTCCCGGCATCTATGAAATCGACGCGGACTTGCTTGCCGGAGACTTGACGGTCCCGCAGATCAGCGCCGCCGTCTTTGCGGCGGTCCGGCAGTTCCCGATGAACAGCGGCGCCACGCAAATCCCCGAGATCACCGCGCTGCTGACCTCCGATCGCCAGACATACGCGCCTGACGAAGTGGCTGACGTCACCATGACGGTCTATAACCAGTCGGCTCAGGATCAGGTCGTCGAACTGACATTTCCCGGCTATTTCGGCCAGCAATCCGAAGTGCGTCCCGGGGTCACCGTCCCTGCTGGGGGGTCAGCCGCTGAGGTCTTCCAGCTGGAGATGAGCGGGCGGCCGAGCGACGCGTTCCGAGCCTATGGGACCGTGTACAGCTCCCCGGAGCATTCCGCCATCGCCAGAGTCTGGCGAGGCATCTGGGTCAATGAACCGGAACCGCGCGCGTCGGTGGAAGTCGTTCCCGGCGGGGACACGCCCGCTGCGGGGGCGACGGTCGCCTTCGAGTGCCTCATTCAGAAGGACTACTTCGAGTCCGACCAGGATGTCTGGGCGTTTGACTTCACTCTCACAGGCCCGGGCGGGGAAGTACTCCACCAGGAGAGTTTTGGTACCTCTCCCCAGCCGAGTTCCTTTGCCCACCTCGTAGAGTATTCTTTCCCGAACGATGCCCCCTTCGGACCGTATCGCGCCACGTGTCAGGGCCAGTTCGAAGGAGCCGCTGGCGGTGCCTCGGTCCTGCTGCTGCTGCGCCCCGGCGTCGCCGGTCTGCGCCCGGCCGACAACATCTGGACGACCGCCGCCGGCAGTACCAAGGAGTTCACTGCAAGCTTCGAGACCTTCGCCCCCGGTGGCCAGACCGGGACCTTGCGGCTGGAAGTTCCCAGTGTCGCCTTCGATCAAACAGAACCCTTCATGCTGGGCTCGCCCGGAGTGGCCGAAGTCAGCTTCGACGTTCCCTTCCCCCCGGCTACGGCTTCCGGCGAGCATACCGTGACACTCACCGCGGACGCCTCGGGACAGGATCCCCAGGCTGTCGATCTCACACTCTTCGTCCCCGCGGCGGCTATCGTTGCCGAGCTTAACACCGGTTCCGTTCTGGCTGGCGATCCAGTGCAGGTACTTCTAACCAACTACGGAGGCGCCTATTCTACCGGTTGGGAGTATGCCCTCACGCTCAAGGATGGCTTCAAAGACATCTCGGAAACCTCCGGGACGGTTTCCCTGGCACCGGGCGAATCCGCCACTGTCGCTGTCGACACGTTTGTCGACCTGCGCGGAGGAGCCTACGCGATGGCCGCCGCCGTCTCGGAGCCGGGAGAATCCCCCCGCCTGCAGAGGCTCCCCCTGGAGATCCAGGGAACCACGGCCTGGATCACCGCCGACACCGACCGGAAAGTCTACGCGACAACCGACAATCTCAGCCTCTCCTCCGAATTTGGCCTCACATCCGATCTACTCCCGGACGCGATGGTCGAATTCCAGATTCTCGAAGGCAACAACGCGCTGACCATCAAGGGAGAGACCGGAAGTTTCCGGAGCGACGCCACCCGGATCGCGACATCGACCGGGGGTATCATCGCGGTGTATGGCCCCGAAATGGGCCTCAAGATGATTCACCACTTCACCGGCGCCACCCAGGCCACTTGGGGGGATATACGCACCGGGGCAGATCCGGTTGAGTATGGCGATGTGGCGTTCGACAGCACCGGCCAACTCCTTTTCCTCGACGGACCGGCTGGACGCATCGAAACGTGGGACCTGGATCCTTCACCGGTTCTGGTTTCGGATTGGATGGTGCGTGATTCAGAGGGACTCCCTCGTGTCTCGATGGATGTCGGCCCCAATGACAACGTGTATGTGCTGCGCCACGAGGATGACTCGGGATCTCGGGCCGGAACTTCCTATGTGGAGTTGTACGATTCCGCGGGCACATTCCTGTCCCAGGCCGGCAGCTACGGGTCGAGCGATGGCCAGTTCCTCAGCCCCACACATGTTGTCGCGGATTCCGAGGGGTCCTTCTTCGTCGTCGATCCGGGGAACCACCGGGTCGTCCGCCTCGGGACTGATGGCGTCCTTCTGGCTTCCTATGACGTCGGAGAACTCGCGCCCGTTGGCGTCGCGTTTGATCCGAATTTCGTCCCGAATGGACGTGTTGCCGTGTTGACGGAGGACGACTACAGCGGTCCCAACTCCGAGGAGATCTACTTCTTCACAACGGATGGCGTGCCGGACGGAACCTATGGAGTCTATGTGACGAAGGGGCGCGACCTCGCCCAGGATCGCACAAACCCCGCGCGCTTTGTGGCTTTGGAAGCCCTGAATATCTATGGTGCGCGGATTAACGTTCTCGCTTTCGAAGGTTACACCGAGTGGACGATCCGTTCCTACTCTCGACCGGCGGGGATCGATCGCCTCTCTGACGGCCGCCTTGTGATTGCCGATCCAGGATCCTACTCCGTGTGGATGTACGACCCGGCATCCGGACTTTCACCCTTTGTCGTCCCGCAGGCCGAGCCCGCGCTCGGGAACTTCTCCCCTCAAGACCTCATCGTTGGCGAAGGAGACATCATCTATGCCATCGATGGTGGTGTCTATAACCAGTACCTGCGCGTCTTCGATGCCAATGGGGCGCTCGTCCAGACTCTTCCCGGCGAAGGTACCCCCTTCCCCGAGACGCCCGAGTTCCTTGACATGGACGGTTCCGGGAACCTGTATGTCTACTTCAATACTGATGGCCGTGTTGTGAAGATGGATCCGGAGGGGAACGAGCTCAGCTCTTTCTACGTCGCCGGATCCGAGCAGAGGCTGACCAACGTGGACGGTATGGCGGTCGATCCCCAGGGACGTGTCTGGCTCGCCTGGGACGATGACGTGACGCTCCGCAACATGGATGGCTCGGTCGTCGCTGAAGCTGGGAGTTTCACCTACGTGTACGGCCTCGATGTCGGGTCCGATGGCTTGCTGTACCTGTGGGATCTGCTTCAGCGAGGTTTTGTCATTGATGACTCCGGCGATGTGATCAGCAGTTTCGCGCCTTCTCCTCCGTCACTGGTTACCTGCATCCGTGCGATGGATTCGCACGTTTATTTCGGCCTCAACTCCGCCTGGGGGATTGGTTGGACCGGCGGCTCCATCCATCGCGACAGTGTCGTGCCCGACATCGCGCGCGGCCTCTCGGGGACTGCCGGACAGACCATTGCCCCGCCGGTCAGCTACCCGTACGAAGGAACCCTGGTGGCCTCGTTGAGCAACCGTTTCGGTCAAGTGCTGGCTAGCGGATCCAGTTCCTTCAGCGTGACGGACGACGCTGTCGCCGTCGCCGTCCTGGCGGATCGGGCGAACTACTCCAGTGGAGAACTCGGCCAGCTCCGGTGCCTTGTCGCCAATCAGACAGACCAGCCTCTCAACGATCAACTGGTCCTTGCGAAAGAGGATGGAGACGTCTTCTTCGAGCAGTCCCTCGAACTGGGACCCTCGGAGACCTTGTCCTTCGAGTATCCCTTTGAAACCTCCTCCTCGTCGTTCACGGCGACCCTGGACTTTGGTCCGTATCACGCCGAATCGCCCATCAATGTGGTAAGTGCCGCCGTGCAGATCCAGGCAGTTGTCCCAGAACGGGTCACGTGCGAGCCCTTCGACGTCCCTGTGACATTGACCAACCTGAGGAATTCCCCCGCTTCTGGGCGGCTGACTGTCTCCACGGCGGCCGGCTCACGTTGGGCCGATGTCGCGCTGGCTCCGAAGGAAAGCCAGACGCACAATATCTCAGCCTGGGTTACGGCCGACGATTCCGTCAGAATTGTTCTCTCGAGCGGCTTGCGGGGCTCGGCCAGCTATCCTGTCACCCTGGGGCCCGCGGTTACCATCGATGTGACGGCCGACGAGGTCTATCCGCTAGGCAACGTCACCGTTCCCTACATGATAACGAACGCTGGCGCGTTGGGTGCCTCCGTCCCCATCACGTTCTCTACACTGGACGAATCCACTGTTTTGGAGCATTTCGTGGATGCCGCTGAGCAGGTAGCCGGCAAAGTCGCTGTGACACTGCGGGAGCCGGTGACCGAGCTGTTCTGGCAATCTCCTTACGCCAGCGGCAGCGCCCTCCTCCGGGCCGGCGGTGCCAGCATGCAACTTGTGGGAGCACCCGAGTGGACACTCGAGCCGGGGGATTCCGACATCTCAGGCGGGGACGCCGTGACGGTCACCCTCCAGATCGAAAACCTCTCCGACTTCCCCGATTCGGCGGACCTGTGCCATGACGCAAAAGGTGTGTTCCGGGGCGAGAGCCAGCTCTTCCTCGAAGGCGGCGAGACGGGGACGGCACACTTCTCCTTCAAGATTCCCGATGACCTGCCGGCCGGAACGTATCCCCTGCTTGTCTCCGTCGACAGCCTGGTCTCGCCTTTCGAGTACGAGGTGGCCGGTCCGGCTTTCGGAGTCTCCGCGGCATTGGATGCGGGCTGTTATTCCAGTGGCGACTCAGCGGCGCTGGCCGTTCACCTGGACAGCAGTTCCGCCGATTTGAGCGGGATCGAGATCATGGTAACCGCCCCGGAATTCCAGGAAACGCGGCTGGTGGACCTGCCGAACGGCGTGGCGGTGGATGAAGAGTTCGCAATCCCTGTTCTCGCATCGGGCCTCGTGGTCGTTGATGTCTCGATGCCACAGCAAGGGCGCTCCGCCTGGATCGATATGCTGAATCTCAGCACATGCGGCGGGTTGCGCGTGACCGTGGATGAGGAGTCGTACCTGCGCGGAGAAGTAGTTGCCGTGACGGTTGTTACCGACGCCCCCACGACAGCCAGCCTTTCGGCCTTTGAGGCGAATGTCGACATGGTGTTCGACAGCGCAGGGACGCAGGAGTGGGCCTTCACCGTCCCCGATGTTCCCGCCGGGCGGTATACCGTTGACTACCTGATCGGAGCGGGGGAAACCCCCGGAGAAGTCTACTTCGATGTCGACGGCCCCGAACTGCGTGTCATCCGTGTCGCAGCGACTCCCTCCATTCCCGTGGGCACTTGTGACCTTGCGGTGTCTGTGACTGCCGTCCCTCATCTCGTTCAGGAGGGAACGGTCAACTTCGAAATCCGGGATGATCTCGGAGACATTCTGTCCCGCTGGGCGGAGCCATTTTCCGGCATGACCGAGGGAGCCGAAAGCACAATCTCCACACGCCGCCAGGTCGCCTTCCACTCCTCCGGTCTGCATGTTCTCACCTACGCTGCCTACGCCGACGATACCGACGGGGCAATCGCGACCGGCCAGGTCTTCTTCGACGCCTTCTCCGAAAGGCAACCTGAGGTCGTGGAAGTAAGCCCCCGAGAAGGATCTGAAGAAGTCCCGGTCGGCATGCCCGTCAGCATCCGCTTCAACCGGAGAATGGACGCCCCGTCCGTCGAAGCCGCCTTTGCGGCCCAACCGGCCTTCACTCCGCAGTTTGAATGGCCCGCGGCGAATGTTCTCGTTGTTCGCCCGGCCGACGGCAGGTTCCGTCCTCTGCAGGCTTACACCTGCACGATTGACACACAGGCGCGCGACCGCGAAGATCAGGCTCTGGCAACTCCGTTCTCCTGGTCGTTCACCGCCGGGACCGGCGTGACCGCCGCGACGATCAACGAAGTCCTGGAAGGCGAGCGAGAGGTGACCACAGAGGAAGTCCTCCTGATGGATCTCAACGGAGATGGCGTCATCGACGTCGCCGATATCATCCTGGCGATCACCATGGGGTTGTAG
- a CDS encoding polysaccharide deacetylase family protein: MSSHHVILCCDCEGTREQIERIRGAIDGAGVPANWFFVGETTRAFPDLIRSISESHQVESHTDTHPNLRKLRKERQRIEIMAARRAVEDVIGRPTRGFRAPMHCFNRNTVEILHEEGFAFDASRLYFRLNMGELEELHPTWFREWMPLYEMIHLRPKTAFRLFRLFTRVRTLSVLPVHPHYAGKSDELAAAFRWFLDDALARGVRFWSIDRWLAVKRDVPPPEWMSPLEEPLKSKRTRR; this comes from the coding sequence ATGTCGAGCCACCATGTCATCTTGTGCTGCGATTGCGAGGGCACCCGCGAGCAAATCGAGCGCATCCGCGGAGCGATCGATGGCGCGGGCGTGCCGGCCAACTGGTTCTTCGTCGGCGAGACGACCCGGGCCTTCCCAGATCTGATCCGCTCAATCTCCGAATCGCACCAGGTCGAATCTCACACGGACACGCACCCAAATCTGCGCAAACTGCGAAAAGAGCGCCAGAGAATCGAGATCATGGCCGCTCGACGCGCCGTCGAGGATGTCATCGGCCGTCCAACACGCGGATTCCGCGCGCCGATGCATTGCTTCAATCGCAACACGGTGGAAATCCTGCACGAGGAAGGCTTCGCCTTCGACGCCAGCCGCTTGTACTTCCGTCTCAATATGGGCGAGTTGGAAGAACTCCACCCGACTTGGTTTCGAGAGTGGATGCCGCTCTATGAGATGATCCACCTGCGGCCCAAGACAGCGTTTCGGCTGTTCCGGCTGTTCACGCGGGTTCGCACGCTCAGCGTTCTGCCGGTCCATCCCCATTACGCCGGCAAGAGCGATGAGTTGGCCGCGGCATTCCGCTGGTTCCTTGACGACGCCCTTGCGCGCGGCGTGCGGTTCTGGTCCATTGATCGCTGGCTGGCAGTGAAGCGCGATGTTCCGCCGCCCGAGTGGATGTCTCCGCTCGAAGAACCTTTGAAGAGCAAGAGAACTCGCAGATGA
- a CDS encoding class I SAM-dependent methyltransferase, which produces MTANPRESYWEKKIQRWAESSYEAERRGVLDKLRTSIDARKETALQVIEKHANRGGKLLDLGCGAGQFAIEAARRGLVDQSIGVDFARPGIEAARKMAEDLDLSEAVRFEVASVLDFPIDDDVTIVTGLGLLDWLHHDEVLRLFERVRGRHFVLSYSEQDNSLAEIVHRLWLCERLRWFGGGVRAYHHKRTFIENAAHQQAGADKVSFVKNREMRFGTLAHNLG; this is translated from the coding sequence ATGACGGCGAATCCTCGCGAATCGTACTGGGAAAAGAAAATCCAGCGCTGGGCCGAATCGTCCTACGAGGCCGAACGGCGCGGCGTGTTGGACAAGTTGCGCACGTCCATCGACGCTCGCAAAGAAACAGCGCTTCAAGTGATCGAGAAGCACGCCAACCGCGGCGGCAAGCTCCTGGATCTCGGATGTGGCGCCGGACAGTTTGCAATCGAGGCCGCTCGTCGCGGCCTCGTCGACCAGTCCATCGGTGTGGACTTCGCCCGTCCCGGCATCGAGGCCGCTCGCAAAATGGCCGAGGATCTCGATCTTTCAGAAGCAGTTCGATTCGAAGTCGCCTCGGTGCTGGATTTCCCAATCGATGACGACGTCACCATCGTGACGGGCCTGGGTTTGCTGGACTGGCTTCACCACGATGAGGTCCTGCGCCTGTTCGAACGCGTCCGCGGCCGCCACTTTGTCTTGTCGTATTCAGAGCAGGACAATTCACTCGCCGAGATCGTGCATCGACTGTGGCTTTGCGAACGCCTGCGCTGGTTCGGCGGTGGTGTGCGGGCGTACCATCACAAGCGCACCTTTATCGAGAATGCAGCGCACCAGCAGGCCGGCGCCGACAAGGTCTCATTCGTGAAGAACCGGGAAATGCGCTTCGGAACTCTGGCGCACAATCTTGGGTGA
- a CDS encoding class I SAM-dependent methyltransferase — translation MKSSTDQARAFFDAEAEQYTLRSDTGFWRWWRRRERAAIWRLLRPRAGERVLDAGCGTGYYARALRDAGAKVFAVDFAPAMARAVSEGLSIPALAVDLQRPFTRPVFDAVLCAGALEFCSDPEAAMRHMAGALSPTPGSRLVAMLPAAGLSGWLYSRYHRRHGLQLQLFPPDRIRQMAWQAGLRVDEAGTIGFNYVVRFRPIGLVGTRNERQ, via the coding sequence ATGAAATCCTCCACCGATCAGGCGCGCGCTTTTTTTGACGCCGAGGCAGAGCAGTACACGCTCCGCAGCGACACGGGCTTCTGGCGTTGGTGGCGTCGGCGCGAGCGCGCAGCGATCTGGCGTTTGCTCCGGCCGCGCGCGGGCGAACGAGTGCTTGATGCAGGTTGCGGAACGGGGTACTACGCGCGAGCGCTGCGCGATGCAGGGGCAAAAGTCTTCGCCGTGGACTTCGCACCGGCCATGGCGCGAGCAGTTTCCGAAGGGCTCTCCATCCCCGCGCTTGCCGTCGATCTGCAGCGCCCCTTCACCCGCCCTGTCTTCGACGCTGTGCTTTGCGCGGGAGCTCTCGAATTCTGCAGCGATCCGGAGGCCGCCATGCGCCACATGGCCGGTGCCCTCTCCCCCACTCCCGGGTCGCGACTTGTCGCGATGTTGCCCGCGGCGGGACTGTCCGGCTGGCTCTACAGCAGATACCACAGGCGCCACGGCCTGCAGTTGCAGCTCTTCCCCCCGGATCGCATTCGACAAATGGCGTGGCAGGCTGGGCTTCGCGTTGACGAAGCAGGCACGATCGGGTTCAACTACGTCGTTCGGTTCCGCCCGATCGGACTAGTCGGAACTCGAAACGAGAGGCAATGA
- the icd gene encoding isocitrate dehydrogenase (NADP(+)), whose protein sequence is MATFDKLTPPTTGEKITADAKGHLTVPDNPIIPRIEGDGIGPDISKAMTRIVDAAVEKAYGGKKKIVWFDIYAGDASQEKYGEWLPDDTIKAIKEYLVAIKGPLTTPVGGGIRSLNVALRQILDLYSCVRPVRWFRGVPSPVNRPDLLDVVIFRENTEDIYKGIEFKEGTPEAKKMIGLLKDEFGKEVNADSGIGIKPISISGSKRLVRMAIEYAIAKKKPSVTLVHKGNIMKFTEGAFKEWGYEVATQEYREHIVTEDELWGEHDGKMPEGKILVKDRICDAMFQQLLLRPDEYSVIATMNLNGDYLSDACAAQVGGLGMAPGANIGNPYAVFEATHGTAPKYAGKDMVNPGSLALSAVMMLEHLGWDEAANLIIHGIEQAIEAKTVTYDLERQMEGATKVSTSEFATKVIEKF, encoded by the coding sequence ATGGCGACATTCGACAAGCTGACGCCCCCGACAACGGGCGAGAAAATCACTGCCGACGCGAAGGGACACCTGACTGTCCCCGACAATCCGATCATCCCCCGCATCGAAGGCGATGGGATCGGCCCCGACATTTCCAAGGCCATGACGCGCATCGTCGATGCGGCCGTCGAGAAGGCATACGGCGGAAAGAAGAAGATCGTCTGGTTCGACATCTACGCCGGCGACGCCTCGCAGGAGAAGTATGGCGAGTGGCTGCCGGACGACACGATCAAGGCCATCAAGGAATACCTGGTCGCAATCAAGGGCCCACTGACGACTCCGGTCGGCGGCGGCATCCGCAGCCTGAACGTGGCGCTGCGCCAGATTCTCGACCTCTACTCTTGCGTGCGCCCGGTGCGTTGGTTCCGCGGCGTTCCGTCGCCCGTCAACCGTCCGGACCTTCTGGACGTGGTGATCTTCCGTGAGAACACCGAAGACATCTACAAGGGCATCGAGTTCAAAGAAGGCACACCCGAGGCCAAGAAGATGATCGGCCTGCTGAAAGATGAATTCGGCAAGGAAGTCAACGCAGACAGCGGCATCGGCATCAAGCCGATCTCGATCAGCGGCTCGAAGCGTCTCGTTCGCATGGCGATCGAATACGCCATCGCGAAGAAGAAGCCCAGCGTGACCCTGGTTCACAAGGGCAACATCATGAAGTTCACCGAAGGCGCTTTCAAGGAATGGGGCTACGAAGTTGCTACGCAGGAATACCGCGAGCACATCGTGACCGAAGACGAACTCTGGGGCGAGCACGACGGCAAGATGCCCGAGGGCAAGATTCTCGTGAAGGACCGCATCTGCGACGCGATGTTCCAGCAGCTTCTTCTGCGCCCGGACGAGTACAGCGTGATCGCTACGATGAACCTGAACGGCGATTACCTGAGCGACGCCTGCGCCGCGCAAGTCGGCGGCCTCGGCATGGCCCCCGGCGCGAACATCGGCAATCCGTACGCCGTATTCGAAGCGACCCACGGCACCGCACCGAAGTACGCCGGCAAGGACATGGTCAACCCCGGCTCGCTTGCCCTCAGCGCTGTCATGATGCTCGAGCACCTCGGCTGGGACGAAGCTGCCAACCTGATCATCCATGGCATCGAGCAGGCCATCGAAGCCAAGACGGTGACCTACGACCTCGAGCGCCAGATGGAAGGCGCCACCAAGGTCAGCACCTCCGAATTCGCCACCAAGGTGATCGAGAAGTTCTAA